The region GTAAGGTTTTCATCCTGGCATCAAATGACTATTTTCATAGACATATTTTCAGCCTCAGTAGTTGAGACTATATTGAATTTACACTATTTGTGCACCATGTTAACATTTGCTAGTCCAGTGTCTAGTGTGCGTAAGCTCTCAGATTTTGGGTAATAAGTTGCTGATTTTGAGGAAAGTGTCATTCAAATCTGCTGCAGCTAGACCTTAAAGAGGCTAGGCCACCAAACCAATGTAACCTAGTTTGGTTACATTAGTTTGATGTTCATGCCACACCGGCGGCTAACGAGACATTGACCGACTTCAAGTGACTCCATTCCCACACAACTGGATACAATAACTTTACGTATTCATATTCCACGAATGCCTAACTTTACTATGTGCAtaattcagattaaataataaacaaacttacccataaatgcatttttgtatatgTACAGCTACCAAGATGTAATATAGCTAGCTATCCACTTTTGCCCTcttagggattttttttttacatcccctactgttcattttattgtacCGAAAGGattcattttgtaaatttttgtCCTCCTCATCTTCTCCTGGGGTGTATTCCTATGCTGTAATATGGTGTGAAGCTCTTGCTGTCTTGTTGACCATTACCAAAAGTTTCTGATGTGTaaatttaagttttcttttccttGCTTCAACGTGCTTGGTTGCTGCGTACTCATTTCTTAGTGCCTCGTAATCTGGAGGTGTAAGCATGCAATATTGTTACTGACCCTTTTTATGGGTGTCTCCTACCGCAAAATTGCAAATGAGGGCGTTTATTTAACGGCGTAAATAGAAACATTCTTTGTTAACTGGTCATTAATGTGTCGGTATCTCTGGCCGCAACACACCTAACACAGCACAATACAGTGAACGGTTTTGCGCAGCAATTGTTTTCTTATTCAATCTGGCCCTGAGAAAACTGAAGATAAAAGACACTGGTGTTGCTTGTAGTTCTTAGGTCTCGACAGCAGATGGCTTTGGTTGTCCCTGACTGGTAGGTGGATTCTGTTCCAGATACAGCTGCAGCTGGCAaactgggaggctgagtggcCTGAAGAGAGGATAAAAAAGGGCTACTTACAGTACTGGGCAAGGTGGATTGAAGCTGTGTTGGATGAGCAATTTCAGTACGAATGAAGTCTGTGACAAGTTACTTTGTGTTAGAGCTCATCAATCAATCGCATGTATTTGTGCACAATCTCATTTACGTAAGAGTAGACCCTAAATTGGTATCACTACCTACTTTGGTGCTTTAGTAATGTTGGACTTATTCCCACTCTGGTCCGAACATGTTAAGTCTATGTCACTGTTTCTCATATACttcaggtgaatgcacttacGTTCTCTAGCATTGTAAGTAGCTCTAAATAAGAACATAtattaaattaacataatgGAAGGTACAGCAATTCATCATTTGCGAGaggaaatgtaaacaaacaaaaaaaatctgtttgggaaaattataattatagttAAAATTATAGTTTGAGAAATTTTAACCTTTTTAAGACTGATGATGATTAACTCCTAGAAAATGGTGGGATGCAGAAAATAACAgcttaataaaaacaaacagtggaGTGATCAGGTGACTGCAGAATTTTGTCAGAATGTAGTTCAGGATCATGTCACCTGTAggcttctctgtgctctgtggcaAAGGTATGCTCTCCCCGGTCCTCTTCCAGTCTCTGCTCAGGCTTACAATTCCTCACCCTCTCCACTTTTTTCTGGAAGAATGTCTGAGAGTTTGTTGTTTCGCCCTCAAACTTGCCCTGGAAAcagaaaatgtccagtgttatttatttacttaaaaacaGAAGTGTAAAGAGTTTGCTCTGCTTtcatatttttgctttattataGAGGTGGGATTATAGCACAGAAAGTGCTATGGTATGGGATGTATCCCAATTGTACATGggttttcagattaaaagtGCAAAAGTTAGCTGCCCAACAGACTGTGCCACTAGTCTCGCTGCCCAGTGTTATTCGAAGGACCTGGATTTATGTCGCACTTCTGGATTTGGTGGTTCCAATGTATTTGTTAGCAAGGTATTAGCCTAAAATTTTGTGGTAGATATCCAGCATAAGAATGGCCAATTTAAGTCTAAATGTAAGTTTAAAGATCAACTTTGTAATGGAAAGTAGCAATACATTTACttcttaaatataaatacaatttcacaATGCCACAGCAGGTCCCTTACCACCCAAAATATGCAATCATATGTCTGAAGAATTTTGTGTTCTGAATGTTGTTGAAATATCTatggaaaactgattttgttttcttttaatttgtcagtAATATCGAAGTGTCATAAGAGCTAATGCTAGGATCTCAAATTCCATTCCTTGAGgactgcacacagaaagcacggacaaccagcagacactgcagacctccaggacttgagtttgTGAGCCCGGCATTAAGCTGTTTTGTCTACTGTCTGTTGTTATATATTTGATATTCAGTGTCGGGTTTTCTCACTGTAGGCTTCAGATAGGTCAACCCATCATATCGGTCACCATGGCGAACCCGCCTGCAGACCCCCCAGTCCTTGAAGAACTCCTTGTTGGCAGTCCGGTCATCAAACAGCCCCTGCAGGGGTTTCAGTGTAGGCATCAGGGGCTGTGGCTTATGGCGAGAGctggggagaggaaggggcTGGAAATCCAGCTGCCCACACAAAGCAGAGTGAGTTATAAAGACAACAACTCCCATGAACACCATCTCTTAGTAAGTATGGAGTAAGTCTGTGGCAGGGAAGTTAAACTTGTGTCCTGGAGgaccaggtttttgtggttttcaaaGCCAGTGACCTAATAACTAATGCAGAAACATGCCAAAGTCAGAAAACAATGCGGCTATCCTAGGTTGAGTATTTCAATAATTGTTCTCAACAGGCaactatttcattattattattttatcatgtaATGCCTACCCCTACCCCATGAGGACTACAGTCTCCTAGGACTCCTCATCTATGGTATTCAAATGcctgaaaattaaatttgtacATTTCAGAATGGTTGTCTGAAGAACCCACTACTGTAAAAGGCATGCTTGAATGCAATTCTTTTTTGCTAGACAAATTCTGTGTACACATATGTTTACAACATGCTTTCAATTAATGTTGCATAACAAATTACCTTTGTAACAGTATCCCCTTGGAAATGGTGATCACTGCTTCTAACAGAGAGCTCCTCTCTGAGCTTGGCTGGGGCTGGTCTGCGGTGTTCCAAGGTGTTCCAGCCAGGATAAGTATCCATTTGGACTGTCCTAAATTCAGTCCTGTAGGAGACACATAGAGTTATCACCCCTATGATAATGAAGGAAAGTTCTGGGCTTGTAATCTCTGTGTAGGAGTGCTCATAAAGTTTTGCCTTTAATCTTATCCTGGATAAGGTTAAGATATGGACTGGCACTCCTACACCTGAGACACTTATATAACAGTACCAGGCCTGTAGCTAGTTCTGCATTCTGGCTGTTTGCTGTGATGAACATTATCACTACATACAGAAAACACTTTACTCCAGATTCAGTACAAGGTCAATTCGGGCCACATTATTCAAAGACCTGCAATTATATTGTCAGCATACCAACACCACGACAATAGAATGTGATATTCAAAATATTCAGCATTCCACCTAATGTGACCAGTTGCTACTGGACAGGGCCAGTAAGGTGGGAAAATGTTGCACAGCTCTTGCCTCAGTGCTGGATTGATCATGAGGTTGTCGGGGTGGGGTCGGACAGGGTTTCTTCGTTTGGGCAGGCAGGTGCGTGAGGGGAAATCATGGCTATATCGCGTGACAGATTCCATTGGCACCCCTTTGCTTGatacctcttcctctttcataAGAGCTGATTGCTGTCTTGCCACAGGAGCACCCTCTAGAGGATATGGCTTGAATTCCTGACGGTGTGTCGTGGCCAAGTTTCGCTCTCCTGCAGTGGAAGCATAATTAACACAGCATTAGCATACCTGGGTCAAAAACTGTTCGTAATCCTTCTTAATCCTACATCCTTTATACCCCAGTATAATTCCTGATGATATCTGAAAACTTTGAAAAATCTATTGTCACCAATATTCCAAGGCTATTATATCTGTTTTTTGATCATAAGTTTTAGTGAGTAGcagattttgtttaaaattctcAGAGATCTGCAGGAAACTTGGTCAGCATCCAGAGTTAAAGTATTTTGAATGTGTTACTAACAGTCacataaacattttcttatttagTGAAAACAGATGCTTCTATCCATACAGTGAAAGTTTCTGACCTTCTAGCATTAGGTTGCACTGTACCACCTGTTTCCTCTCTGGTCTGCCGCCTGTTTTTGGGACAAACTCCCGATTGGTTGTTGTTTCCATCTTCTCCCTCTGGTCTGGGTAGAGTACAGAGCCTGTGTTAGAGGACAGAACAGGGAGATCATGTGATGTTATTAAGGTcttattttgttactttttcaCATTGTATAATAATTGCAGTAGCCATTGTCATTTTTAGATAAGCAGCTACGCTATAGGAGACAGCTTGCATGTGTTGAAGGAGGAAAGAAATGGATTTGTTTTAGGAAGTACACTTCCGGATTATAATAGCTATGTACATTGGTTTTAATCAGCAACTTTATGAGGCAGTATTGTTTAGAATAAATGGCACTACAGCTACATGAAAGGTACGCACGCATTTCACCAACAAATCACTGGACACACCTATAACAGCAGGCAACTCCCCCAGCCTGGGGAATGAGTGTGAGTATGCTGCCCGCTTGTGCTGCTGGTAGCTTGTGGTGGTGGCTTTACGTCTGACTGCATCTTGGTCAGAGGTTTGCTGAAGGGTGGTGGTGTCTGGCACAGCTGACTGTACAGGAGGGCTAGTCAAATTCTGAAGGTAAGGTGCTTGTAACAGCTTTGGGGAACCCTGTTAGAGGCAGGGGAAGAGTGAGTATTTCGTACAGTGGAAAAATCATGTACAAACATGATTCTTGGAACAAACATGAGTCTTACAATTTCCAGATTTAAGCCTTGGCTCAAATACTCCTGCAAACTATGTAACATCTCCCAGAATTGGTTTGTTATCAATGAATGTCATCTTCTCTGCCCCCCATTTGACAGTCTCCTGGATGCATCCCTGAAATGCACTCTTctgcaaaaattaattttgctaGGTGGACTATTTGATGCAAGGACACACCAAGATTCATGTCTGTGATTGAGTACGGACTCACTCTAGCCACAAGCCTTGGTGTCTGCCTGAATGTAGGATTGGAGAGGTATTGACCGCCCTGCTGATTGGTTGGAGACTGTGCCAGCAGGACCTGTGAGAGCTGGGGTCTCCTGCTGCTTCgttttctctctgtgtgcagtaGTGAGTTGCCAGAG is a window of Anguilla rostrata isolate EN2019 chromosome 9, ASM1855537v3, whole genome shotgun sequence DNA encoding:
- the si:dkeyp-69c1.9 gene encoding uncharacterized protein si:dkeyp-69c1.9, coding for MEDDSVLLKSQGKTEFPKFSCICELCNCGRHKHHKGCRKRNAETRIIWGSDSCLLSHYTATFTWPHKRKRSSRRPQLSQVLLAQSPTNQQGGQYLSNPTFRQTPRLVARGSPKLLQAPYLQNLTSPPVQSAVPDTTTLQQTSDQDAVRRKATTTSYQQHKRAAYSHSFPRLGELPAVIGSVLYPDQREKMETTTNREFVPKTGGRPERKQVVQCNLMLEGERNLATTHRQEFKPYPLEGAPVARQQSALMKEEEVSSKGVPMESVTRYSHDFPSRTCLPKRRNPVRPHPDNLMINPALRTEFRTVQMDTYPGWNTLEHRRPAPAKLREELSVRSSDHHFQGDTVTKLDFQPLPLPSSRHKPQPLMPTLKPLQGLFDDRTANKEFFKDWGVCRRVRHGDRYDGLTYLKPTGKFEGETTNSQTFFQKKVERVRNCKPEQRLEEDRGEHTFATEHREAYRPLSLPVCQLQLYLEQNPPTSQGQPKPSAVET